DNA from Candidatus Eremiobacteraceae bacterium:
AATGGACGGTCTTCGGCAGGGCGGTGCGGGCCGCCCTCGGCGTGGGTTCGACTTAGGTCGCTACCGGGACGCGGACGCCAAGATGAGGTCGCGAAACTCGTCGACGGAGAGGCCCGCATTCTTGAGCGCGTTGTGAAGCGTGCCCTTCTTCAAGGGCTTTCGAGAGTTGAAGAAGCAGTGGTCTCCGTTCTGCCGTAACACAACAAAGCCGACCTTCTTCAGGGCGGCTATCGTGGTGCGTCCGCTCACTTGCGGGAGTGAGCTCAAATAGCGACCTCTAGACGCGCGATCTCAACCCTGGGAGTCGGAGCCGGCTTGGCCGTTCCAAACGAACCATCTGCCACGCGCTGGGTGACCACCAGCTGGATGGCCTCCTTCGCGTTCGCGATCGCTTCTTCCAACGTATCACCCTCTGTCGCAATCTCAGGAAACTCGTCGACCGTGACGACAAATCCGCCCTCGCTGTCTGCGGTGAGAGTAACGTGGACTTCCGAAAGAGTGCCGCTCAATTCAATTCGGTCCTCGTTAGGGTTTATTTCCTATTGCGTGAGGCCTTGCCTATTGGACGATGGCAACATCCCGCTGTTACGGTTTGGGGCCGGAGCGGATATATGTGACGATTTCCGTGCCGATC
Protein-coding regions in this window:
- a CDS encoding type II toxin-antitoxin system HicB family antitoxin gives rise to the protein MSGTLSEVHVTLTADSEGGFVVTVDEFPEIATEGDTLEEAIANAKEAIQLVVTQRVADGSFGTAKPAPTPRVEIARLEVAI